In the genome of Mycoplasmopsis pulmonis, one region contains:
- a CDS encoding substrate-binding domain-containing protein: MKINKKLFVLSLSLATLSLPLVAISCGVGSGSTASTYKLVSSPEQPAKAVSEKISDGSIVITVTDPENQRWVETKKQLDAYSKTNGFEHISSNHVKAQAEQNSFVDAELAKTGNNKPKVVLMGAADSGNATQAIESTTNAQAQFIAVDRFIHKISNNYNWYVAFNNYTVGQLQGLALISGIYGKQGEPFKTLEEAKTYVMANKLASEKGFVALAGAPEDNNSHLFFKGAMDVITAIMKIDSNLKYFGEGEGADVFNRLSGDSKPTDQELTSAITSHFRVVAQANWNYSQGKQFLDTLFAKSTFDSRKNNLAAVLAPNDEMAQQAAITSIEQKGLDPKKIYITGQDSNQPSLRSIDNETGQNMTISKEDWKIAAISTALAYYIVKNPKQSSETDEVYNKKVEAYLKEQYPNIPFQISRTEYVAKESESNKKEINSVLLTPTLVTKANFSKVFKKES; encoded by the coding sequence CACTACCTTTAGTTGCTATTTCTTGTGGAGTTGGTTCGGGTTCAACAGCATCTACTTACAAATTAGTTTCATCTCCAGAACAACCTGCAAAAGCAGTTAGTGAAAAAATTTCAGATGGTTCTATTGTAATTACAGTAACAGATCCTGAAAATCAAAGATGAGTAGAGACAAAAAAACAATTAGATGCTTATTCAAAAACAAATGGATTTGAGCACATTTCATCAAATCACGTAAAAGCTCAAGCTGAGCAAAATTCATTTGTTGATGCTGAACTTGCAAAAACAGGAAATAACAAACCAAAAGTTGTTTTAATGGGAGCAGCTGATTCAGGAAATGCTACACAAGCTATTGAATCTACAACTAATGCTCAAGCTCAATTTATTGCTGTAGATAGATTCATTCATAAAATTTCTAATAACTACAATTGATATGTTGCCTTCAACAATTACACAGTTGGACAATTACAAGGATTAGCTTTAATTTCTGGAATTTATGGAAAACAAGGTGAGCCTTTTAAAACTTTAGAAGAAGCTAAAACTTATGTTATGGCTAATAAATTAGCAAGTGAAAAAGGATTTGTAGCTTTAGCTGGAGCTCCTGAAGATAATAACTCTCACTTATTCTTTAAAGGTGCAATGGATGTTATTACTGCAATTATGAAAATAGATTCAAACTTAAAATACTTTGGTGAAGGTGAAGGTGCTGATGTTTTCAATAGACTTTCAGGAGATTCAAAACCAACTGATCAAGAGCTTACAAGTGCTATTACATCACACTTTAGAGTAGTTGCTCAAGCAAACTGAAACTATTCACAAGGAAAACAATTCTTGGATACTTTATTTGCAAAATCAACTTTTGATAGTAGAAAAAATAATTTAGCAGCAGTTCTTGCTCCAAATGACGAAATGGCTCAACAAGCTGCAATTACAAGTATTGAACAAAAAGGTCTTGATCCTAAGAAAATTTATATAACAGGACAAGATTCAAATCAACCTTCATTAAGATCTATTGATAATGAAACAGGTCAAAATATGACTATTTCAAAAGAAGACTGAAAAATAGCAGCTATTTCAACAGCTCTTGCTTATTACATAGTAAAAAATCCAAAACAAAGCAGTGAAACTGATGAGGTTTACAACAAAAAAGTTGAAGCTTATCTAAAAGAACAATATCCAAATATTCCATTCCAAATATCTAGAACAGAGTATGTAGCTAAAGAAAGTGAATCAAATAAAAAAGAAATTAATTCTGTTTTATTAACACCAACTTTAGTAACAAAAGCTAACTTCTCAAAAGTTTTCAAGAAAGAATCATAG